The following coding sequences are from one Oncorhynchus kisutch isolate 150728-3 linkage group LG23, Okis_V2, whole genome shotgun sequence window:
- the LOC109868825 gene encoding astacin-like metalloprotease toxin 5, with protein sequence MVWLLIFWVVQGSTASMGPRRRQNDWYKTPETREEDLQFDLAIMEGDILVSEDRLAVKSLWPENEGVTSIPYKINGDLVDRKETMLAAFKMISDQTCILFHEYTNEINYIELISGTGCASYVGFQGGAQPLYFGSACNVGNLCHELMHALGLHHEHTRPDRDQYITIQWDNVVSGKEDNFKVKEGDTQDLPYDYDSIMHYGTYYFSSNRNPTIDSKKSGVQIGQRNHLSPLDIARLNKLYQCE encoded by the exons ATGGTTTGGCTTTTGATTTTCTGGGTTGTCCAAG GTTCTACTGCCTCGATGGGGCCACGTCGCAGACAAAATGATTGGTATAAAACACCTGAAACCAGAGAAG agGACTTACAGTTCGACCTTGCTATCATGGAGGGAGACATTCTGGTTTCG GAAGACCGATTAGCTGTGAAGTCACTTTGGCCGGAGAATGAAGGCGTCACTTCTATCCCCTACAAGATCAACGGTGATCTGG TGGACAGAAAGGAGACTATGCTAGCAGCGTTCAAGATGATTTCAGACCAGACGTGTATCCTCTTCCACGAATACACCAATGAGATTAACTACATAGAGTTAATCTCTGGGACAGG CTGTGCGTCGTATGTAGGTTTTCAGGGCGGGGCCCAGCCTCTGTACTTCGGTAGTGCCTGTAATGTGGGGAACCTGTGTCATGAGCTGATGCATGCCCTGGGCCTGCACCACGAGCACACACGGCCAGACCGTGACCAATACATCACCATACAGTGGGACAACGTGGTCTCGG GAAAAGAAGATAACTTTAAGGTGAAGGAAGGAGACACTCAGGATCTGCCCTATGACTACGACTCCATAATGCACTACGGAAC TTATTACTTCTCATCAAACCGGAACCCCACTATTGACTCCAAGAAGAGTGGAGTCCAGATTGGACAGAGAAATCACCTGAGCCCCCTGGACATAGCACGCCTTAACAAACTCTATCAATGTG AATAA